One segment of Podospora pseudopauciseta strain CBS 411.78 chromosome 5 map unlocalized CBS411.78m_5.2, whole genome shotgun sequence DNA contains the following:
- a CDS encoding uncharacterized protein (EggNog:ENOG503P0XZ; COG:G) — translation MLEPLEGKIKPCLIHSDLWDENSAANETTGKPFVFDPTTLYAHNEHEIGNWRAVRHRLSRKEYVEQYKRCFPPDEPVEERNDRNLLYSLRFDLSAAVLIPGSDPREM, via the exons ATGTTGGAACCCTTGGAAGGGAAGATCAAGCCCTGCTTGATCCACAGTGACCTCTGGGATGAGAACAGCGCTGCTAATGAGACAACTGGGAAGCCATTTGTCTTTGATCCAACGACCTTATACGCCCACAACGAACACGAGATTGGGAACTGGAGGGCGGTGAGGCATAGGCTGAGTAGGAAGGAGTATGTGGAGCAGTATAAGCGGTGTTTTCCGCCTGATGAACCTG TTGAGGAGCGTAATGATAGGAATCTGCTGTACTCGCTCCGCTTTGATCTTTCGGCTGCGGTTCTTATTCCGGGGTCAGATCCTCGAGAGATGTGA
- a CDS encoding uncharacterized protein (COG:Q; EggNog:ENOG503NV1Q) yields MAIFNSLVLTGVLVSSVLYIFASRIKTYLRLRHIPGPAGAALSRSWIFKKTMAGRIPNALAEVAGEYGPLARVGPNWLICSDTKEIRRMWSVHSGWHRDVWYNGFRFDPANDNILTANENKVHHRIRSNVLPGYNAKGITTQEGVIDTQVGKLLGLIEKKYVSSKETGIRPMDMARKFLYFTQDTTSALGFTTPFGYLDVDEDFNNTISTLEGMLPTVTTLGLFPVIISLMNNPLVKSLLPKPHDNNGMGKLLGLIKDRVDVRYENKAKGEEDILQRFVESNLSRQEVEAEVLIMLFGGTDTTATALRMTVFYLSTTPAAHGALQAEIDNAIRSGKVTRPVIADAEALELGYLNAVIKEGLRMWPPISGLQLKCSDKDDVVCGYQVPAGTAVGISEFTVMRDKSVFGEDADRFNPSRWVEERDPKRLKEMELTQGLVFASGTRWECLGKKLAYTELRKVLFELFLRYDFAMTDPAKPFEYWNYGATLHEHMNVTITRREA; encoded by the exons ATGgccatcttcaacagccTCGTCCTGACGGGCGTTCTGGTCTCATCAGTCTTGTACATTTTTGCGTCTAGGATCAAGACCTATCTCCGGCTCCGGCATATCCCCGGCCCCGCCGGGGCGGCACTGTCTCGATCATGGATTTTCAAAAAAACCATGGCGGGCAGGATCCCAAATGCGCTCGCCGAAGTCGCCGGCGAGTATGGACCGTTGGCAAGGGTTGGACCGAACTG GCTCATCTGCAGCGACACCAAAGAGATCCGCCGGATGTGGTCCGTCCACTCAGGCTGGCACCGCGACGTCTGGTACAACGGCTTCCGCTTCGATCCAGCCAACGACAACATCCTCACCGCCAACGAGAACAAAGTCCACCACCGCATCCGCAGCAACGTCCTCCCGGGGTATAACGCCAAAGGAATAACCACACAAGAAGGTGTGATCGACACCCAAGTCGGGAAGCTTCTGGGGCTTATCGAGAAGAAATACGTCTCCTCCAAGGAAACCGGCATCCGACCCATGGACATGGCGCGCAAGTTCCTTTACTTCACCCAAGACACCACCTCCGCGCTGGGGTTCACCACTCCCTTTGGGTATCTGGATGTTGACGAGGATTTCAACAACACGATCAGCACCCTGGAGGGCATGCTCcccaccgtcaccaccctTGGATTGTTTCCGGTGATTATCTCCTTGATGAACAACCCCCTGGTGAAAAGCCTGCTGCCCAAACCGCATGACAACAACGGGATGGGGAAGCTGCTTGGGCTGATCAAAGACAGGGTTGATGTCCGGTACGAGAACAAGGccaaaggggaggaggacatccTCCAGCGGTTTGTGGAGAGTAACCTCTCTCGTCAAGAAGTCGAGGCGGAGGTGTTGATCATGCTGTTTGGGGGGACCGACACTACCGCCACGGCGTTGAGGATGACGGTGTTTTATCTttcaaccacccccgccgcgcACGGTGCTCTTCAGGCGGAAATCGACAACGCGATCAGGTCGGGGAAGGTCACCAGGCCGGTTATTGCTGACGCTGAGGCGCTCGAACTGGGTTATCTGAATGCGGTCATCAAGGAAGGGTTGAGAATGTGGCCGCCTATCTCGGGATTGCAGCTCAAGTGCTCGGACAAGGATGATGTCGTTTGCGGATATCAAGTCCCCGCGGGCACGGCAGTGGGGATATCCGAGTTTACCGTCATGAGAGATAAGAGTGTTTTTGGGGAAGATGCGGACAGGTTTAATCCGAGTaggtgggtggaggagagggaccCCAAGAGGTTGAAGGAAATGGAGTTGACGcaggggttggtgtttgctTCGGGGACGAGGTGGGAGTGCTTGGGGAAGAAGTTGGCGTATACCGAGTTGAGAAAGGTGTTGTTCGAG TTGTTTTTGAGATATGACTTTGCCATGACTGACCCGGCGAAGCCGTTTGAGTATTGGAACTATGGGGCGACGCTGCATGAGCATATGAATGTGACGATTacgaggagggaggcttgA
- a CDS encoding uncharacterized protein (COG:S; EggNog:ENOG503P9U8): protein MSKQSTPTKTPKPPPSIISTQIGSDYDDLENDPPTPPSTSFSFASPSTSRAPSPQRQKMCIPLSLPYCKEGAIPTPGKTYIITALHLPSSPHRHCPTDDEDSSNQILRAMTLCGGQLKLQELRRMNVTTGCWFWECITKEGWLGFRNVASGTYLGQNGKLEVVATAPHCKAWEWFCVRRVPFVDRAGGKEKERDGYVLLIKHWDTLRWVDVSIVPDGTVNKERWCLAGTDRATVWGFVEVGEHDG from the coding sequence aTGTCCAAACaatccacccccaccaaaacccccaaaccacccccctccatcatctccacccAAATCGGCTCTGACTACGACGACCTCGAGAACgaccccccaacacccccctccacctccttctccttcgccAGCCCCTCCACTTCCCGTGCGCCATCTCCGCAGCGTCAGAAGATGTGCATCCCTCTGTCCCTCCCATATTGCAAAGAGGGTGCGATCCCCACACCAGGAAAGACTTACATCATTACCGCACTGCAtcttccttcctcgccgcaTCGTCATTGCCCcaccgatgatgaagacagcagcaaccagATCCTGAGGGCCATGACCCTATGTGGGGGGCAGCTCAAGCTGCAGGAGCTACGGCGAATGAATGTGACGACTGGGTGTTGGTTCTGGGAGTGCATTACCAAGGAAGGATGGCTTGGTTTTAGGAATGTGGCTAGTGGGACATATCTGGGCCAGAATGGAAAGCTGGAAGTGGTGGCGACTGCTCCGCACTGTAAAGCGTGGGAGTGGTTTTGCGTGAGGAGGGTTCCGTTTGTGGATCGAgctggggggaaggagaaagagagggatGGGTACGTGTTGTTGATAAAGCATTGGGATACTTTGAGGTGGGTGGACGTGTCGATTGTGCCGGATGGGACGGTGAATAAGGAGAGGTGGTGCTTGGCGGGAACGGACAGGGCGACGGTGTGGGGGtttgtcgaggttggggagcaTGATGGGTGA